The sequence CGTTGGGCAACGGCGGCGGCAGTGGTTATCATCATATCCGGACTCATCTTTTTTTTGAGGCTACCGAAGCAGGAGGGGGCTACCGTGCAGCAGTCCACAGGAACAGGCAATGATGTATTGCCCGGAACACAGGGGGCCATACTTACCCTGGCCAACGGTTCCTCCCTGGTATTGGATACACTGCGCCATGGAATGATTGCACAGGAACCCGGCGCCCGGGTATCGTTGAAAGATGGGCAATTGGCTTACCATCCTGAAAGTGCCACCGCAGTGGGGTACAACACCATCACTACACCAAGAGGCCGGCAGTTCAGTCTTATGCTGCCCGATGGGTCGATGGTCTGGCTCAATGCTGCCAGCTCCCTGCGCTATCCCACTGCTTTTACCGGTAATGAACGTGTAGTGGAACTGACGGGTGAAGCCTATTTTGAAATAGCAAAAGATCCCTCCATGCCTTTCCAGGTAACAGTAAAAAATATGGAAGTGGAAGTGCTGGGAACGCATTTCAACATCAATGCCTATGATGATGAAGACGCAATTAGAACAACGTTGCTGGAAGGAAAAGTGAAAGTAACACCGGTTGTAGGCTCGCAGCTCGCGGCTCACAGCTCAAAGCTGCTTGCTCTTGGTCAGCAAGCCCAAATAATCAATAATAAATTATCAATAATCAATAATGTAGATATCGCGGCGGTAATGGCCTGGAAAAATGGTTTATTCCGGTTTGACCATGCCGACCTGCATACAGTCATGCGCCAATTGGCCCGCTGGTACGATGTGGAGGTGGTATTTGAAAAGGGCGCGCCGGTGCAGGAAGTTTTTCAGGGAGAAATGCAGCGCACCCTGAAACTATCACAGGTACTTAAGATCCTCGAAAACATGCAGGTGCATTTCAGGATAGAAGCAGGGAAACGGGTGATCGTTACGCCCTGATACCATAAATGTTTTGTGACCTGGTTTACCGGGCATAAAAAACCGGGTTCCGCTGGCAGGCGGAGCCCGGCAAATAGCCTGGTAAACTTTTACCCGCCACGATGTTGAAGCAAGGGGCGGGCATTATATACTCTTGTTTAACCAAAACTGTTACGAATTTATGCAAATTAAGGGCATTGCCCGCCTGGGTTTTCAGGAAGGCGGGACTCAACCAACCTGGCTGTGCGCTTCTGTAAGGCAGCAGGTGAAAAAGACACTGCGCATGATGAAATTAACTGCTTTTCTCCTCCTCACAGGTTTCCTGCACGTCAGCGCCAACAGCCTGTCGCAAACAGTTACCTATACGGCTTCCAATACTTCCCTGCAGCAGGTATTTGAAGCAGTGAAACAGCAAACCGGTTATGTGTTCTTTTATAAACCTGCCGATCTGCAACAGGCCAGGCCGGTCACCATAGTTGCCCGTCAGTTACCGCTGGAGAAATTTATGGACCAGGTATTGAATGGGCAGCAGTTGGATTACTTTATTGAGAGCCAGACAATCGTTGTACGTAAGAAAATAGTAGCGGCTGATGCGGCTAAAACCGCCGGTATGGACCAGCAGCCCGCCTTGCCACAGGAGATCAAAGGAGTGTTGCTGCATGCAGATACCCGGGAGCCTTTGTTCCGCGCTACCGTGCTCATTAAAGGAACGCAAACATTTGTGGTGACCGATAAGAATGGCGCTTTTTCCATACCCGCCAAGGCAGGCGATGTATTGGTCATCTCCTATGTAGGTTTTCAATCCAAAGAAATAAAGATCACGGCGGCCCAGGCAGGTATCATTATGCTGGCGCCTGCTAACTCTGTACTGGATGAAGCCGTGGTGCAGGCCTATGGCATTACTTCCAGGAGGGTAAGCACCAGTAACATCACCAAAGTATCCGGGAAGGAATTGAACAATGCGCCGGTCACCAATCCGTTGGCGGCTTTACAGGGCAGGGTACCGGGTATGGTGATCACCCAAACCAGTGGTGTACCGGGTGCGGCCTTTAAAGTACAGATACGCGGCCGTACGCAGGTGGATGCAACCTATGGCGCTAATGACGAACCTTTATACATCATAGATGGCGTTCCCTTTGCTACGGGCAATGCGAGTATCAGTCGTGTCAGCTCCGCCATTTCAGTCGTTGGCATCAGCGGATTAAGCCCCTTCAGCACCATTAACATGGCCGATATTGAAAGCATTGAAGTACTCAAAGATGCCGATGCTACCGCTATCTATGGCAGCCGCGGCGCCAGCGGTGTTATCCTCATCACTACCCGCAAAGGGAAAACCGGTACTACCCGTTTTGATATCAATGTGAACAGGGGAGGCAGTAAAGCGCCCTTGCCCGATCTGCTCACGACCAAAGAATATGTGGCCATGCGTAAGGAAGCATTTGCCAATGACAACAAGGCCATGACCACTACCAATGCGTATGACATCCTGTTGTGGGACACTACCCGTGATCATAACCTCGCCAGGCAACTCATTGGTGGTACGGCTAAATTTACCAGCGCCCAGGCTTCCATTTCCGGTGGCGCCAACCTGGTGCAATACCTTGTGGGAGGCGGATTTAACCAGGAAACAAACGTATACCCCGATGAACTCCCCAATACCAGGGGCTCTGCGCACTTTAACATCACGGCCCGTTCTGCCGACCAGAAATTTACAGCGAACATTACCGGGAATTATACGTCTGCCAGGAATGAAACAGTGTCTTCAGACCTGGCCAGCAAACTCATGCTGCCGCCCAATTACCTGTTGTATGATGCTGCGGGTGATCTTGCCTGGAATGAAAAAGGGATTGTTACCGATAACCCGCTGGCCTACCTGAAACAGCAGTACACCGCCAAAACGGCTAACCTGTTGGCCAATGTAACGCTGGCGTACAAAATTATGCCCGATCTGAACATCAGGACCAGTGTTGGGTACAACGCAGTGCGGGTAGATGAAGTAAAAATAATGCCCAAAGCGGCCCAGAACCCTGCCAACATTACTACCGGCACCTCCTTTTTTGGTAACAGTAACTTTAAGAGCTGGATCGTGGAGCCCCAGGCCGATTACATGGTCTTCCTGGGCAAAGGCAAGCTCAATGCACTGGCAGGCGGTACCTTCCAATACCAGAAAAATGATGGGTACAACTTTACGGTCAATGGATATACCAGTGATGATTTCCTCGGCACGCTCATTGGCATATCCGGCTCCAATGTGATCAATCCTTCCAGCAGTGAAAGCGAATACAAATACCTTGCTTTCTTTGGTCGTCTTAACTACAATTATGACAATACCTACATCCTCAACCTCTCCGGCCGCCGGGATGGTTCCAGCCGCTTTGGGCCTAATTACCGTTTCTCTAATTTCGGCGCCGTAGGCGCGGCCTGGGTATTTACCAATGAGCGATTTATGAGGAACGTTCGGGTCCTTAGCTTTGGTAAACTGCGCGCCAGCTATGGCGTAACCGGTAATGACCAGATAGGCGATTACAAATACATTGATGCTTATTCCTCCAATACATTTGCTCCTACTTACCGTGATTCCACCGCGCTCATTCCTTCGGCCTTATATAAACCCGATCTGCATTGGGAAAGGAACAAGAAGCTGGAAGTAGCTGTGGAGCTGGGTTTCGGGCAGGACCGTTTCCTCGTATCAGCCGCCTGGTACAGGAACCGTTCCAATGACCCACTTGTACTATACCCCTTGTCAAACGTCACAGGATTTCCCAACATAGCCACCAATCTCAATGGGGTGGTGGTAGACAATACTGGTTTTGAGATCAGTTTGAGTACGGTGAACATAAAAAACCAGGCCTTTGAATGGACCACCAACTTCAACATGACCATTCCTAAAAATAAACTGGTGGCGTTTCCCGGCCTGGAACAGTCCAGCTATGCTACTAAGTATATAGTCGGTCAATCCTTAAACATTGGCATCATGGCCGATCATATCGGGGTTGATCCGCAAACAGGTTTGCATAAGATAGCTGATCTGGACACCAATGGTCTTTTTAATTCTCCCGCCGACATGAGGCCGCTTTTCCATACAGATCCCAAAATATATGGCGGCCTGCAAAATACCTTCCGGTTCAGGCAATTTGAATGCAGTTTCCTGCTGCAATACCACCGGCAAATGAGCCCGAACTGGCTATCTTCTTTACTCTATAACAATCCCATTGGCGGTATGTGGAATGTGCCTGATGCGGTATCCGATCGCTGGCAAAAGCCCGGCGACATCACCAATACCCAAAAGTTTACCACCAATAACTCTGCGGCGAATTCTTTATTAGGTAACTATGCTTCCTACTTTTCAGACCTGCGCTACTCAGATGCTTCTTACATCAGGCTGAAGAACGTATCCCTTTCTTATAGCCTGCCGCCCTCCTGGCTGAAGAAAATAAAATTCACCAATGCACGGATATACCTCCTGGCGCAGAACCTGTATACGTTTACGCCTTACAAAGGCGGCGATCCCGAAACAGTATACCTTACCCGGCTACCGCCCTTGCGTACCGTTACAGCAGGCGTTCAACTCAATTTTTAACCAGGTCAATGCATGAACATGAAATCGAACAAGCCATCAATCTCCTCCCTGTTCAATAGCCTGCCGGCTTTGCTGCTGGTGATCGTCATCAACGCCGGTTGTAATAAAATGATAGATGTAGAGTTGCCCGCCGGCACGTTCAATACCGATATCACTTTCAAAGATGATGGTTCGGCGCATACGGCCATGCGCGGTATCTACGCCAGCATGATGAACGTATTGGGTACAGGTCCTTTTTCCGGCGGCCTGTCCGGCAACCTCGGCCTCAGTTCCGACGAATTGATCAGGTCTACCTACAGCGCCGACCAGCAATTGTTTTTGGACAATAACCTCAATGCCGAAGTAAGCAGTAATCTCAGCTCCTTATGGGCGCCTTTCTACAACTACATCTACCAGGCCAATAACATCTATGTGAATGTAGAAAAGTCAACCGGTATCACAGCGCCTGTGAAAGACCAGTTAACAGGAGAGGCGAGGTTCATCCGGGCGCTCTGTTACTTTTACCTCGTTAACTTATACGATTCGGTACCGCTGGCGCTGGCGACCGATTACCGTACCAATAACCTGCTGTCCCGTTCGGGCCCGGAGAAAATATATGCACAAATACTGGAAGACCTTCAGTACGCACAACAGAAGATCGGCTTCGCTTTTACAGCGCAGGGCACCAGGCTTCGCCCCAATCACTATACGGTGGCGGCCTTGCTGGCCAGGGTACACCTGTACCGGAAAAGCTGGGCGGAGGCAGAAGCCGCGGCTACTACAGTGATCGCAGCTGGGCATTATATCCTTGACTCCCTGAATGGTGTATTCCAAACCAATTCAAGGGAAACCATTCTGTCTGTAGGCAATGCAGGCAGCAACATCTATACCAGTGAAGGCGGTAGAATAACAGGCAGTGGCGCCGGCAATACCCAGTTCAGGTTAAGCGACTACTTCATCAATGAGTTTGAAGCCAATGACCAGCGGAAAGTGAAATGGACACGCACCGGCGGCGGCGGTATAGCGCCTTTTAAATACAAAACCTTTTCCAATACGCAGACAGGCGCCAAACCGGAAAGCACCGTTATAATGCGCCTGGCCGAACAGTTCCTCATACGGGCGGAAGCGAGAGCACAGCAGGATAAATTAACAGAAGCCATTGCCGACCTGGATTCTTTACGCAACCGAGCCGGTTTGCCTTTGATAGCAGTCACCAATCCATCCATCAGTAAGGACGATCTGCTACAGGCCATCTACCATGAACGTATGGTAGAGCTCTTTTCTGAGCTTGGTCACCGTTGGTTCGATGTGATCCGTACAGGGCAGGCCAACACCATCTTTAAAGCCCGCAAGCCAGGCTGGAAAGAAGGAATCTCTGTACTGTATCCCATCCCCGCCTCCGAAAGACAATTCAACCCCAACTTAACACAGAACAAAGGATATGAATAACTCCTTCCTTTTGTCATTACTTAACTAATACAAACCATGAAACATCTACTGTCAATAATCTTTTTGATCGTTCCGGTTCTCCTGTCCGCGCAGGACACCTTTCACCTCAAAGGCCATGTAGCTGCCTGGAAAGGAACAAAAGAAATACGCCTGTCTTACCTGAACAATGGTAAAATCGTACAGGATTCGACATGGGCGATAGATGGCCGCTTTGCATTTACCGGTGCCATCAGCCAGCCGGAGGAAGCCTACATGGCCCTGAGGGATACAGGCAAAGGCCGCAGGGACATGATCAATATCTTCCTGGGAAAAGGGACCATCCTGGTCAATGCCACAGATTCACTCGCGCATGCGACCATAAAAGGCGTTGCGGTAGCCGAAGATCACCAATACCTGAAAAATAGTGCCGCGCCTTTAATGAAACGGTTAGGCGATCTGAAATTGCAGGCCGTTAAAACCACACCTGCTGAAAGAACAACACAGGCATTCAAAGACCTGGAGAAAGAATACTATGGGCTGCTGGATTCTGTCAAACAGATCAGGATCCATTTTATCAAAACCCATCCGGCTTCCTATATGTCACTCGTAACCATAAAAGGAATGGCCGGCCCGGCTATAGAATATGCGCAGATAGCGCCCCTTTTTAACATCCTTAACCCTGAAGTACGCAATACCCCGCTTGGGCGGGAGATGGCCCAAAAGCTGGCAGTGGCAAAAACAACCAGGATAGGCGAAGCGCTGCCGGCTTTTACTTCTTTTGATACCGCACGAAGCGCTCTGAAACTGGACGACGTATTGAAGAACAGCAAATACACGTTGGTCGATTTCTGGGCCAGTTGGTGCAAGCCCTGCCGAATGGAAAACCCGAATGTAGTAAAAGCCTATAACGCCTTTCATGAAAAAGGGTTCAACATCATCAGTGTTTCGCTCGATGATAAGGCGGCGCCCTGGATAGCAGCTATTCATAAAGATGGAATGCCCTGGTACCATGTATCCGGGTTACAGGGATGGAAAGAACCGGTAGCCCTATTATACGGCATCGCAGCCGTGCCTGATAATTTCCTCCTCGATGCCAATGGAAAAGTAGTTGCGCGGGGATTGAAGGGAGAGGCATTGTATAAAAAACTGGAAACGGTCTTAAAGAACTAAGCATAAGCGTACTTACTGAAAAAAGAGGCTGATCCAAAGAGGGGGCAGCCTCTTTTGTTGTCTATAGCCCTTATCCGCATCTGTTTGATACTGCTATAAACAGGGCAGGAGCAGAATAAATAAAAATGCAGTAACCTAAACTTTACAGGATAATATTACTTTTGTATACAGCTCATTTAGCTAAAACGTAATAGCTATCTGATTGTCAGTTGCTTGTATTTTAACGGTAATGCACTTTTCTATGCCCCTGCAATCATTAAGTGACGCAGAACTGGTACAGTCCCTCAAAAGGGACGATGCTGCTGCATTTAAGGTCCTGTACGACAGGTATTGGGAAGGCCTTTACCTCAAAGCCTGCAGGCGGGTGGACAGGGATGAAGCAAAAGACATGGTGCAGGAAGTCATGACCACCTTGTGGCGGCGCAGGAATGAAATAGCGGTGCATGAAGATGGGAAGATCGACCGGTACCTGCATACCGCCGTAAAGTACCGCATCATCAGTCACTATGCCCATACCAGTGTGGAAATCAGGAACAGCGGA comes from Paraflavitalea devenefica and encodes:
- a CDS encoding FecR family protein: MNKLEHLLEGYLSDNLSEAELKELLALLDREETHLPELIQHLLEQQTVAGLGNVELRDRLFSQVMQRVKEQKATQAPVKRMHLLRWATAAAVVIIISGLIFFLRLPKQEGATVQQSTGTGNDVLPGTQGAILTLANGSSLVLDTLRHGMIAQEPGARVSLKDGQLAYHPESATAVGYNTITTPRGRQFSLMLPDGSMVWLNAASSLRYPTAFTGNERVVELTGEAYFEIAKDPSMPFQVTVKNMEVEVLGTHFNINAYDDEDAIRTTLLEGKVKVTPVVGSQLAAHSSKLLALGQQAQIINNKLSIINNVDIAAVMAWKNGLFRFDHADLHTVMRQLARWYDVEVVFEKGAPVQEVFQGEMQRTLKLSQVLKILENMQVHFRIEAGKRVIVTP
- a CDS encoding SusC/RagA family TonB-linked outer membrane protein, with the translated sequence MQIKGIARLGFQEGGTQPTWLCASVRQQVKKTLRMMKLTAFLLLTGFLHVSANSLSQTVTYTASNTSLQQVFEAVKQQTGYVFFYKPADLQQARPVTIVARQLPLEKFMDQVLNGQQLDYFIESQTIVVRKKIVAADAAKTAGMDQQPALPQEIKGVLLHADTREPLFRATVLIKGTQTFVVTDKNGAFSIPAKAGDVLVISYVGFQSKEIKITAAQAGIIMLAPANSVLDEAVVQAYGITSRRVSTSNITKVSGKELNNAPVTNPLAALQGRVPGMVITQTSGVPGAAFKVQIRGRTQVDATYGANDEPLYIIDGVPFATGNASISRVSSAISVVGISGLSPFSTINMADIESIEVLKDADATAIYGSRGASGVILITTRKGKTGTTRFDINVNRGGSKAPLPDLLTTKEYVAMRKEAFANDNKAMTTTNAYDILLWDTTRDHNLARQLIGGTAKFTSAQASISGGANLVQYLVGGGFNQETNVYPDELPNTRGSAHFNITARSADQKFTANITGNYTSARNETVSSDLASKLMLPPNYLLYDAAGDLAWNEKGIVTDNPLAYLKQQYTAKTANLLANVTLAYKIMPDLNIRTSVGYNAVRVDEVKIMPKAAQNPANITTGTSFFGNSNFKSWIVEPQADYMVFLGKGKLNALAGGTFQYQKNDGYNFTVNGYTSDDFLGTLIGISGSNVINPSSSESEYKYLAFFGRLNYNYDNTYILNLSGRRDGSSRFGPNYRFSNFGAVGAAWVFTNERFMRNVRVLSFGKLRASYGVTGNDQIGDYKYIDAYSSNTFAPTYRDSTALIPSALYKPDLHWERNKKLEVAVELGFGQDRFLVSAAWYRNRSNDPLVLYPLSNVTGFPNIATNLNGVVVDNTGFEISLSTVNIKNQAFEWTTNFNMTIPKNKLVAFPGLEQSSYATKYIVGQSLNIGIMADHIGVDPQTGLHKIADLDTNGLFNSPADMRPLFHTDPKIYGGLQNTFRFRQFECSFLLQYHRQMSPNWLSSLLYNNPIGGMWNVPDAVSDRWQKPGDITNTQKFTTNNSAANSLLGNYASYFSDLRYSDASYIRLKNVSLSYSLPPSWLKKIKFTNARIYLLAQNLYTFTPYKGGDPETVYLTRLPPLRTVTAGVQLNF
- a CDS encoding RagB/SusD family nutrient uptake outer membrane protein encodes the protein MNMKSNKPSISSLFNSLPALLLVIVINAGCNKMIDVELPAGTFNTDITFKDDGSAHTAMRGIYASMMNVLGTGPFSGGLSGNLGLSSDELIRSTYSADQQLFLDNNLNAEVSSNLSSLWAPFYNYIYQANNIYVNVEKSTGITAPVKDQLTGEARFIRALCYFYLVNLYDSVPLALATDYRTNNLLSRSGPEKIYAQILEDLQYAQQKIGFAFTAQGTRLRPNHYTVAALLARVHLYRKSWAEAEAAATTVIAAGHYILDSLNGVFQTNSRETILSVGNAGSNIYTSEGGRITGSGAGNTQFRLSDYFINEFEANDQRKVKWTRTGGGGIAPFKYKTFSNTQTGAKPESTVIMRLAEQFLIRAEARAQQDKLTEAIADLDSLRNRAGLPLIAVTNPSISKDDLLQAIYHERMVELFSELGHRWFDVIRTGQANTIFKARKPGWKEGISVLYPIPASERQFNPNLTQNKGYE
- a CDS encoding thioredoxin-like domain-containing protein → MKHLLSIIFLIVPVLLSAQDTFHLKGHVAAWKGTKEIRLSYLNNGKIVQDSTWAIDGRFAFTGAISQPEEAYMALRDTGKGRRDMINIFLGKGTILVNATDSLAHATIKGVAVAEDHQYLKNSAAPLMKRLGDLKLQAVKTTPAERTTQAFKDLEKEYYGLLDSVKQIRIHFIKTHPASYMSLVTIKGMAGPAIEYAQIAPLFNILNPEVRNTPLGREMAQKLAVAKTTRIGEALPAFTSFDTARSALKLDDVLKNSKYTLVDFWASWCKPCRMENPNVVKAYNAFHEKGFNIISVSLDDKAAPWIAAIHKDGMPWYHVSGLQGWKEPVALLYGIAAVPDNFLLDANGKVVARGLKGEALYKKLETVLKN
- a CDS encoding RNA polymerase sigma factor, whose protein sequence is MPLQSLSDAELVQSLKRDDAAAFKVLYDRYWEGLYLKACRRVDRDEAKDMVQEVMTTLWRRRNEIAVHEDGKIDRYLHTAVKYRIISHYAHTSVEIRNSGLFEVLSGQVFNNRLETKELHEMLEKEISRLPSRMQQIFRMSREDDFSITDIAHKLNLSEQTIKNQLTEALKRIRESIKSHDAADWTFVLLLLYYSCY